A genomic window from Pseudokineococcus lusitanus includes:
- a CDS encoding DUF485 domain-containing protein, whose protein sequence is MPRPHEEPASGDAARPGGPSRPATAEEVQQTPEFAALRRSFRRFIFPMTALFLSWYALYVLLAAFAPGFMSQRLGGSTITVGLLFGLGQFVSTFAITMIYRSWADKKFDPEAERLRERIEGAAV, encoded by the coding sequence ATGCCCCGACCGCACGAGGAGCCGGCGAGCGGCGACGCCGCCCGGCCCGGGGGGCCCTCGCGGCCCGCCACCGCGGAGGAGGTGCAGCAGACGCCCGAGTTCGCGGCCCTGCGCCGCAGCTTCCGCCGCTTCATCTTCCCGATGACCGCGCTGTTCCTGTCCTGGTACGCGCTCTACGTCCTGCTCGCCGCCTTCGCCCCCGGCTTCATGAGCCAGCGTCTCGGCGGCAGCACCATCACCGTGGGCCTGCTCTTCGGTCTGGGGCAGTTCGTCTCGACGTTCGCCATCACGATGATCTACCGCTCGTGGGCGGACAAGAAGTTCGACCCCGAGGCCGAGCGCCTCCGGGAGCGCATCGAGGGGGCGGCGGTCTGA